The DNA window TCATGGTTGTGTCTCATGACAAACACAGGGCCAGAGATTTTCAGTAAATGGAAATGACAACATGTATCTGTAGAGAAAATGGCAGTGGAAAGGGCAGTTTGGGCACAGCTCAGGCTTAGTGGTCCATATTAATAGTTACCTACAGTGTAATAACTGAAACTGTGGCGATGACTacaacagcacaacaatgaTTACAAAGAGGTGAATATCAGCATTTATCAGCCAGGTACAAAATCAATCAATGACAGCTTTCCATTGTTGAGTCCTACCTGTTGTCTTCTAAGATTGCTTTGTTCACCAACCGTGCACCAAAATAGCCTGTGGATACACAACAGAGCCATGTTTTGTGTCCTCATTTACATCTACACACGAGCTGCGTGGGTATTCACAAGTAGACATTTGGAAAGGGGGGGAAAAATGCAAAAAGTCTTGACCTAGCAGTTTTGCCGGCGTCACGTGACGGGTCGTCGGCTGTATAGTCTGTTGAACTTGTGTCATAGCTTTTGTTGAGAGATTAACAGAGAACACACAATGTGGAGCTAGGCCCTGCCTGCCAGAGATAGTCTCAGTCCTGGTAGAGAACCCAGAGGGACCCACTTTTTCTAAACTAACTCGAGTTCCACTTCAGCTACCGCCGGGATGCTGCTCCTCCATCCAGCCAACTGATCTAAATCTCCTTGGGATTGGCTCTTCAGCTGccactatcacacacacagagagatagagaggaagagagagagacagagagagagcactgGTTTGTTAACTCTTCCAGCCCCCCTCCAATGAAACCGCACCTTGTTCCGAAGAGCACCATCCACCAACACAGTAAGTCCGCCGATGTGACTGCCACTATATTGCGTGGGTTAACTTAGAGATGGTTAGGAATAGCTTGGTAGCTGTGTCAGGACGAGAAGTTCACGTTGTGGGCACTGGTCTCCCTCGTGCCTTGGAGGGGTGACTGGGCTCGTGGTGTGAGGGCGAGAGGGCGGAGGAAGTAACGGAGTGCTGTGGGACGACTTTTCAACCACAGTTCAAAGAGCCTCAGAGAGAAAACACCACATCACCTCTCACAGTAGTGAAGGGTGAAGTCTTTGGAGAGCTGCTTCTCCCCTAAACCCCACGGTTCGAGCTCAAATTTGTTCCCCACGTCATCCTCGTCATCttctgcctcttcctcctcctcctcttcttcctcgtAGTGGCTGGGCTCCTCTATGGAAGTTTCCAGGTGGTAGCTGTAGGGCTGACCCTCTGTGTACTCGTAGATGGTTGGTAGACTGCTCTTCAGGCTACAGCGACGGCGCAACGCCACTAGTAGTGGCTGAGGCATGGTGAAAATATCCACGTTGTTGCCCAGGTCGATCCAGGCCAGGCTGGAGAACTTCTTGGGGTCTTTGAGCATCTCGGTAAGGTCTTTGAGGATAGCCAGAGTGAGGCGGTTACCGTTCAGAGCCAGGGTGCTGAGTTTGGGCAATGAGGCGAGAAGAGGCAGGAGAAACCTCAGGTTCTCATCCTGGAGTTCGGTGAAGCTGATGTCAACAGCTACTACACTGTCCCTGTTGTTTTGGAGGTAGAAAGCGACTTGACGCACATCACGTGTGGACAGAGGGATGCCAGACAAATCCACAGTGTCACTGGACAGCTTTTTCTGTAGGGTTGTCTTGAGGCTGTTGGAGAACATGAAGATAAAGTGAGACAGTGAGATTACTTTGATAGTTCTTTGACATTAAATCACACATCTATTTAAGCTTTTAAAGGTGAATGGTTCTGTGAATGATTCTGCGATCTATGACTTGGCAACAAGGCActggttttatgttgtgtttcctgtgttgtaTAAAAGAGGGGGTATCTGGGCCGGCTTGGAGCGGAAGGCTGACACAGAGACTCCAGCATGGGGATTTACTAGTGTAAACAGAAGTGCCAAAACATCAGAGCGAGCCAGCAGCTTGAGCTTAAAGCTCTGAGGGCTTGGAGCATAGTACTCCTTATAGCACAGAACCAGAATGGGTTACTGCTTAAAAGATgatgcattttagaaaaagattAGACTGGAACAGAAGATGCCTGgcttctatatttttattttttagtcaGATAGCTAGCAAGATGTTTGTAAAACCTGGTGCCAGATTCCAGTGAAATATAGGCCATGAAACACCAGGATAGTTTTACATTGCTAAACAGGGAAATTCTTACACAGTTCTCACAAACTACAGcaattttgatttaaatattatCTTTCACGCATGATTATCTGTAGCGCACTCAATAGGGGTACAAAACATACGCATATGCTTATGCACCAATTGAACAATGTccaaaatgtgttaatatattttgaCTTTATGACTGACTTTATGTAATTAAAACTCAGAGGATCATCAGTTAAAAAATGGTGAGACACAGTAACTTTACACATGAACCCTTTCATGCATAGtggtcactacagtggacagctatttctttttttgtaactCCATGAAAAATAggttcataaaaaaataaaattgcattgtttttttcatgcctagagaggaataaaaacccTCCGTTTCAAATTCTGATGCTAATCCTGATCCTAATGTGGTACCACATTTGTTTCCACAGAAAAGCTTTGGCACAGCCTCTGTGGCAATGTAGCAAAGAGTGtagtaaagaaaacaataatacCTATTGATAAACCAACATTCAAACATATAGAGTACAAACAATTTAGTCACACAAGACATAAAAACTGTGTGTTAGTATCAGGGATGTGACTGTGGTTTGTCCAGTTAACTGATAAATGATGCAGCAACATGTGCATGACTGCATCTGTTCACCAGTTccctaaaaacattttcacattatagTTTTGTGCTCTCGCGAAGGGGGACTGGATATGCTCTTTCCTACATAAACAGATTCCTGCAGTAGCATCTAAATTAATGTATGATGTAAATGTGAGGTGATATCATTAATTAATGATCCAAAACAGAGAGTGATTTGaattgtttgttattgtgagCATTAGCTTTTTACCCTGCTCAATGCAGATTAATGCTTTGGCCACTTCCTACATGTACTTAAATACTGTATTGTGGTAATTTGTAACAATATAATTActgactttctctttctctcttgtttgtttcagtgatgTAAACAGCTTGTTCACAACCTTGTCattttataattacatttaataagaACTTAACAGGCGTGAGTCTGATCGGGACTGAGGAAGCAAGTGTGGGGCAGCTCCCCCCCCCTTCGTCCCCTATGGCTCCTCCACTGCAGTAATAATACTTTAACTTAAGTAGAAGATCTCAGTCCTTCTCCCACCACTGAtgtttggacattttaaaacaagttactcaaagcagcaaaactaaatgcacaaaacataaaatctaCTCTTGTGAGTTGTCAGCAGTTGCTTCATTGTTTCTATTGTACAGTGCTGAGGTGCAGTTTTTACTGAACAGCTGCCAACCTGTTATTGTAAAGATGACTTTCAGAGTCATCATTATTGGACAGAATATTATCTTTGTGTAACTTTAGTTTATaactttattgttgtttataaCTTATTTTCCTCTGGGGGAACTATCAGCTATTGTACCAGCTATAGTATCTGGCAGCAGCACTGGTCCTTGCACTAAGTTGATGCCTTGCTGCTAACTTAACTAACACTGTGACTGAGTATTTTGACTGAGTGATCCAGGATAGTGTCCCCTCCTGCGTGAGTGTGACTTTCATTACTCCCATTGTACTAGATGCTATCACTGCATGTTTTGCACACCACAGTTGTTTCACATACATATATGGTTTCACATAGTGGCCTCTGACATGTTTTTGACTTATGGAAAAGTGCCTGGTTGCTAGAAGATGATATGTGATTATCTGCTGACGGAAGATGTGCATAAGAGGCACCTTTAGGGACAATATCACACACCTCTCACAGTGTATGTGAGAGGATTATTGTGGATAGTTGTGGATAATGTCTTAAAGGCCCTTTATATTTAAGTCTGTTTCTAgaacataataataaactaatttcttttataattaatttattaggGATGGGAAAAACTGATAGAGCATCTGATCTGAATGAGTATGtgagtctctctgtctgttctgtatgctgctgtcagctgtcaCCCTTCCAAGCAGAGTGCATGTCACAGATAGGTAAAAGTCCCCCATCTCTCCAAGTACCTGTGAGACCCCTTAGTCTAAATAAGACACAAAGCACCTACAAATGAAGCTGTCATATTGTGGGCTTTCAATTTGTGTCTATTTTTGGCAATATGACTATCTCTTAAGGTTTGGggtttttaaaacagttttgaaCGTCTCTGAGGTCGTTTTGCATCATTTAAATGGAGCTGCATGgcttaaaaataagaaatactgACAACCTAACTCTGAAAGACTGTAGCTCAGGTATCACCTGATCTTTTTGGGGTTCAGAATCTTTGTATATGATTCAGAGTCCCTTATTGTAAGGCTTTTTAAAGGCTAATGTGTAATAGAAGAATGATTTGAATCCGAACATGAATTATATGCTCTTACTTTGTTTTGCAGCATTAGCTGTTTctttgctttactttttttGCAGTTGAAATTATTGGCGTATTACACAGGCCCTTGCTCTTTTGTTTCCAGTCAGTCCCATTGACCAGTGCCCATTTGCCTCCCCCCAGGATTCAGTGTGTTTAACTTGGGCTGTTACAGAAGTGGCCTGTAACGCTGATTCAGTGTCAGAGTGAATTACAGCATCTTCCGGCTCCCACTGACTTACTGTGAAGTGCACAGTAGCACCTGTCACTTGTGATGCTTtatgaagtgttttttcttttttctctttggtcaaactgaaaatgaatgtgCTCTTTGCAGCATATACCAGTTCTTTAAGGCAGGTGATACTTGATGAGCAGAAACATTTGTATTAATTGCGAAAACTcaaaaaaagaagcataaaaCCCACTGGTGAAGCCAGGCTAAAAGGAAGTTTAATCAGCTTTTGAGTACAGAATCTATGAGATAATGACGTTTGTCAAGGCTGCTTTATCTTCATCAAAGTCTTGTAAAGGCACAGTCCTTCCCCTCTCTATTGTCTGGCCCTGGCAGCCTTTTGTATGACAGAAAACTCATCTTCACCAGAGGCACAAAAGTCCTAATGGCTGTAGCCTGGCAGAGGCTCCCCTGCAGGTGTGAATGGGTTTTGATCACACAACTCCCTCCTTTTCAGACAGATTCATCCCTTTGAGCTCAGCAAGTACAAAAAATGGATGTCTGAGTCTTTCATCCTTCCTTGAGATTAGTCTGACTAGAAAACAGGAGTGTCTCAGATAACATTGAGAAGactgctttttgttgtcttaACCTCCTCGACAAAGCAGAGAGCAAGGCTCTGTTTAAGTGGCAGTTTATATGTAAGTAATTAAAatagatgtaaaaaaaaatggtgcAGAGGTGTGATATTCCAGACTGAATCAAATCACATTCAACACGTGTAGATGTCCAAAGCAGCAACCAGAGAAAATAATCCCTTCCTGCACAAACACTTAATGGAAGTCAGGAATAACACACATGCCATTAATAATTTAGTAATAGCGCTTATCGAACTATATTCACAATCAAGTAATCTAGTAAATATCCATTACATAATTAAGTCATTGTTCAAATTTACTTAGTATAATCAATCTGTCTATTAAGCACTCCCTCTTTTACACTGAGGAAGCAGAGTGCATCtcttgtttgcatgtgtggcTCAtcgctctctctgtgtgtcagtgatttAATATAATGAGGCGGCATTTGAATTCATTCAGTGTAAATCTAATCACTCTTATCATTTATTAGCATAAATATTCATATCTGGAGGGTAAGCCCATGCTTACTGAGATGAGCTGAAGTGtgagtttaaataataaagaaaacag is part of the Anabas testudineus chromosome 9, fAnaTes1.2, whole genome shotgun sequence genome and encodes:
- the lrrc75ba gene encoding leucine-rich repeat-containing protein 75B; amino-acid sequence: MGSRLSRQSSLDNENFSKKRRKLLDSTGEGDRGSRGGGDFLFALMLKSDKLPGMLRKTNHSPYVRRVAWIKEIQKLLRDRRIEQATDVLKLLRKDLGLEGTSLNDILYKNAAFLNLVDPISHELLLSLAREMQCPKKDADTIKSSDKICRQLIYHLTPHSKWLRQSMSRRKSQACLKTTLQKKLSSDTVDLSGIPLSTRDVRQVAFYLQNNRDSVVAVDISFTELQDENLRFLLPLLASLPKLSTLALNGNRLTLAILKDLTEMLKDPKKFSSLAWIDLGNNVDIFTMPQPLLVALRRRCSLKSSLPTIYEYTEGQPYSYHLETSIEEPSHYEEEEEEEEEAEDDEDDVGNKFELEPWGLGEKQLSKDFTLHYCER